From the genome of Triticum aestivum cultivar Chinese Spring chromosome 3B, IWGSC CS RefSeq v2.1, whole genome shotgun sequence, one region includes:
- the LOC123071247 gene encoding amino acid transporter AVT6C has product MVSKSSRGPGMAAAGSEAEEALLLPERVAGDAGAPPGNASVLGAVFNVSTSVVGAGIMSIPAAMRVLGVAPALALIVCVALLANVAVDFMLRYTRGTPSYAALMGGSFGRAGAKLLNVFIAFNCVGTLTVYLIIIGDVMSGPVGSGEAHAGVLPEWFGPHWWTGRDAVLVAAAVILLPLVLQKHVDSLRYTSAVSILLAAVFMLITMGIALYTVFTGTAKMPRMLPDFSTLASPFELFTAVPVIVVAFTFHFNVHPIRAELSKTSDMKSAVRISLVLCAAIYAAVGFFGFLLFGDATMPDVLANFDRSSGSGVPQALNDAARLSYALHLVLVFPLLHYSLRVNVDELLFPGRRPLATDTRRFVALTAVLMGLLYALAIAIPSIWTLFQYSGSTFAVCISLIFPGAIVLRDVHGIAKRKDKAMAAMMITLAVITSSIAIASNVMSSIKGEVKGVNAGAS; this is encoded by the exons ATGGTGTCCAAGAGCTCGCGCGGTCCCGGCATGGCCGCCGCCGgcagcgaggcggaggaggcgctcCTGCTGCCGGAGCGCGTCGCCGGTGACGCGGGGGCGCCTCCCGGCAACGCGTCCGTCCTCGGCGCGGTGTTCAACGTGTCGACGAGCGTGGTGGGCGCCGGGATCATGTCGATCCCGGCGGCCATGCGGGTGCTCGGCGTGGCCCCGGCCCTGGCGCTCATCGTGTGCGTAGCGCTCCTCGCCAACGTCGCCGTGGACTTCATGCTCCGGTACACCCGGGGCACGCCGTCGTACGCGGCGCTGATGGGCGGCTCGTTCGGCCGCGCCGGCGCCAAGCTGCTCAACGTCTTCATCGCCTTCAACTGCGTCGGGACCCTCACCGTCTACCTCATAATCATCG GGGACGTGATGTCCGGCCCCGTGGGCAGCGGGGAGGCGCACGCCGGGGTGCTGCCGGAGTGGTTCGGCCCGCACTGGTGGACCGGCCGGGATGCGGTGCTGGTGGCGGCCGCGGTGATTCTCCTGCCTCTTGTGCTCCAGAAGCATGTAG ATTCGCTGAGGTACACATCGGCCGTGTCCATCCTTCTGGCGGCGGTGTTCATGCTCATCACGATGGGGATCGCGCTGTACACAGTCTTCACCGGCACCGCCAAGATGCCACGGATGCTGCCGGACTTCTCCACCCTCGCATCCCCCTTCGAGCTCTTCACCGCCGTCCCCGTCATCGTCGTCGCCTTCACCTTCCACTTCAACG TGCACCCCATCCGCGCGGAGCTGAGCAAGACGTCGGACATGAAGTCGGCGGTGCGCATCTCGCTCGTGCTCTGCGCCGCCATCTACGCCGCGGTGGGCTTCTTCGGCTTCCTCCTCTTCGGGGACGCCACCATGCCCGACGTGCTCGCCAACTTCGACCGCAGCTCCGGCTCCGGCGTCCCGCAGGCGCTCAACGACGCCGCGCGCCTCAGCTACGCGCTGCACCTCGTGCTCGTCTTCCCGCTCCTCCACTACTCGCTCCGCGTCAACGTCGACGAGCTCCTCTTCCCGGGCCGCCGCCCGCTGGCCACCGACACGCGCCGCTTCGTGGCGCTCACGGCCGTGCTCATGGGGTTGCTCTACGCGCTCGCCATCGCCATCCCCAGCATCTGGACGCTCTTCCAGTACTCAGGCTCCACGTTCGCCGTCTGCATATCGCTCATCTTCCCTGGCGCCATTGTTCTCAG GGATGTTCATGGAATAGCAAAGAGGAAGGACAAGGCAATGGCGGCAATGATGATCACTCTGGCGGTGATCACGAGCAGCATCGCCATTGCTTCCAACGTCATGAGCTCCATCAAGGGCGAAGTGAAAGGTGTAAATGCCGGAGCTAGTTAG